Proteins from a genomic interval of Arachis hypogaea cultivar Tifrunner chromosome 10, arahy.Tifrunner.gnm2.J5K5, whole genome shotgun sequence:
- the LOC112715892 gene encoding probable Histone-lysine N-methyltransferase ATXR5, producing MAPATSPARSAKRLIGFSRRTQAIHPHGQQSPCGPPAKKYKSMTDIMARAPYAVVEREDYGDLSCEQCGSGERPEELLLCDKCDRGFHMKCARPIVVRVPIGSWLCPECVGSNNRQRRIKSFSQRKLIDFFGIQRSDNDHVRAASSQDAKKRRRRSRPLVMHKRRRRLLPFIPSEDSNQRNKQMNSLATALSALHMDFSDDLRYLPGMAPRSANQAILEDGGMQILSKEDMETLEHCRAMSRRGECAPFLIVYDAREGYTVVADAPIKDLTFIAEYTGDVDYLKNRESDDCDSMMTLLLSSDHSQSLVICADKRGNIARFINGINNHTPEGRKKQNCKCVRYNVNGECRVLLVATRDISKGERLYYDYNGYEHEYPTHHFV from the exons ATGGCTCCTGCCACCTCACCGGCGCGGTCGGCCAAGAGGCTCATCGGCTTTAGCCGCCGGACGCAGGCAATTCACCCGCACGGTCAGCAGTCGCCGTGCGGGCCGCCGGCGAAGAAGTACAAGTCGATGACGGACATAATGGCGAGGGCGCCGTACGCCGTCGTGGAGCGCGAAGATTACGGCGACCTCAGCTGCGAGCAATGCGGCTCCGGCGAGCGGCCGGAGGAGCTGCTTCTCTGCGACAAATGCGACAGAGGGTTCCACATGAAATGCGCGAGGCCTATCGTCGTTAGGGTTCCTATTGGATCCTGGCTTTGCCCTGAATGCGTTGGAagcaacaacagacagagaagaATAAAAA GCTTCTCGCAGCGTAAGTTAATTGATTTCTTCGGGATTCAGAGGAGCGACAATGATCACGTTAGAGCTGCTTCTTCTCAAG ATGCTAAGAAGCGTCGAAGACGATCACGCCCTCTGGTTATGCACAAGAGAAGGAGGAGATTATTACCATTTATTCCTTCAGAAGATTCGAACCAAAGAAATAAACAGATGAATTCACTTGCTACTGCTTTATCAGCATTGCATATGGATTTTAGCGATGACCTCAGATACTTGCCTGGAATGGCTCCTAGATCTGCTAATCAAGCCATATTAGAAGATGGTGGCATGCAG ATTCTTTCAAAGGAAGATATGGAGACCTTGGAACACTGCAGAGCTATGTCTAGAAGAGGCGAATGTGCCCCCTTTCTAATTGTTTATGATGCACGCGAAGG CTATACTGTGGTGGCTGATGCTCCAATCAAGGATTTGACATTTATTGCGGAATACACGGGCGATGTGGATTACCTTAAGAATCGAGAAAGTGATGATTGTGACAGTATGATGACCCTTCTTTTATCAAGTGATCATTCTCAAAGTCTTGTCATCTGTGCTGATAAACGCGGAAACATTGCTAGGTTTATTAATGGCATCAACAATCATACTCC GGAAGGTAGGAAGAAGCAGAACTGTAAATGTGTGAGATACAATGTTAACGGTGAATGCAGGGTCCTTTTGGTTGCTACTCGTGATATTTCTAAGGGCGAGAGGCTTTATTATGATTATAATGGTTATGAGCATGAATACCCCACACATCATTTTGTCTAA